DNA from Bradyrhizobium diazoefficiens USDA 110:
CGCCGACGCCAAGGGCCGCGAAGAGCTGAAGCGCAAGCTCGCCTCAGCCGCGGAGGGATTGCCATCGCATGCGCTCGCCATGACCGACGGCGGCGACGGACTGGTCCGGCTCGCGCCCACCGATGCAGCATCCGCCGCGCGGCTGCGCGATCTCGTCGAAGACGCCATCGCCATGATCGAGCAGCGCCTCAAGGATGCCGGCATCAGGCTCGCCAGCGTCCAGCCTGACGGCACGGACCGCATCCGCATCTTCCTGCCCGGCATGATGGAGCCCGAACAGGTGACCAGGATCTTCGCCACCAAGGTCAAGGTCAGCCTCCGCCTGGTCGACCTCTCGATGCCGGCGGAGCAGGCCCAATCCGGTGCGCCGCCCGCGGGCACGGAAGTCCTGCTCGGTTTCAAGGACAAGCAGCCCTATCTGGTTGCCAAGGAGAGCGCGCTCGACGGCGACGACATCAGCTATGCCGGTCCCGGCTTTGCGAGCGGCACGAAGGACCCGATCGCCTCGTTCCGCTTCAACGGCCGCGGCACGCGGCGCTTCGCCCACATCACCGCAGAGAACGTCGGAAGACCCTTCGCTATCGTGCTCGACGACAGGGTGATCTCCGCTCCCGTGATCCGCGAGCCCATCACCGGCGGCTCGGGCCAGATCTCCGGCAATTTCACCCTGGAGGAAGCAAGCAGCGTCGCCATGATGCTGCGCGCCGGCTCGCTGCCGGGGCACCTCGGCCTGGTCGAGCAGCAGGTGATCCAGCCCGCCAGCAAGCCATAGGGCGAAGATCGCCTCACGCCCCCTCGTCGGGGGCCTCAGGTCGGTCAACGGCGCCGAAGTCCGCGCCCCGGGGCCGAATCACAGGTCCGCCACGGCGATACGCGCAACCAACGGGCAATTGCCGAAACGCACGATCAGGCTAAAATTTGCCTCTTGCGGCATGACGGCCGAAGGCTCCATTCAAGCGGTCGTCATTCGATTTCGGCTATACGAATACCGACCAGGACTGAAGGCCTTACGCGGGGTTAGTACCATGCCGTCCGGCAGCGCAGACATTTCGTCGATCCTCGACCGCATTCTCGATGCGGCGACGGACAACCTCAGGATCGCGAAGATCCTGGTCCAGATGGGCCTCGATCCCAACAACGTCACCTACGACGCGATCTTCAATCGGATGCTGGAGATCTTTGTCCAGAACATCACCCTGGCCAATCTGTTCGCCGCGGTCGGCGCCGGCTTCTTCGTCGCCACCCTCCTGATGCGGACCATGGTGCCCCTGCGCGTCGCCAACATGGTCGGCTGTGCATTCTTCGCCGTGTTCGGCGCGCTCTCCGCCAACGTCTCGACCTTCCTGCTCTATCTGCTGCTGCTTCCGATCAACGCTCTTCGCCTGCGGCAGATGCTCAAGCTGGTCAAGAAGGCGCGACATGCGGCCGAAGGCGACATGTCGATCGAGTGGCTCAAGCCGTTCATGACCGAGCGCAAATATCGCCGCGGCGACACGCTGTTCAAACTGGGCGATCCGGCCAAGGAGATGCTCCTTACGGTCACCGGAAAATTCCTGGTCAAGGAGATCAATGTCGAGATCGGGCCCGGAGCTCTCATGGGAGAGCTCGGCTTCCTGACGCCGGACAACCGGCGCACCGGAACGATCGAATGCGTCGAAGACGGCCAGGTGCTGACGATCACCTATGACCGGCTGCTCGAGATCTACTTCCAGGATCCGCAGTTCGGCTACTACTTCCTGGTGCTGACCAGCCAGCGCCTGCTGCAAAACATCGATCGCTTGCAGAAGCAGCTCGCCACGGAACGGGCGGCGACGACGAACAGGATCGCGTGACCGCCGCTCAGCTCAGCAGCAGCGCCATGCCGGGATCGCCCTTCTCCATCGCGCGCCGGTAGGCCGGCCGCGCACCGATGCGGCCGAGATATTTCACCACGTTCGGACAACGCTGGAGATCATAGGGCTGGAAGTAGCGCATCGTGGTCAGCGAAAAGCCCATCATGATGTCGGCGGTGGTGAAGGTGTTGCCGGCGAGATATTCGGCGTCACGAACCCGCGCATCGACCAGATCGAAGGCGCGGTCGACGCGCCCTCTGGTCGCGACCAGCATCGGATTGTCCCCGGCGGGCCTGAGCCGGTTCAGGATCATCAAGCGGCCCATGCCGGCTTGCAGCGTGCCGTTGGCGAAGTGAAACCAGTATAAAAACTGCGCGAAATCAGGGTCGTCCGGGCGGAGCACGAGGCGCCCATTGCCGTATCTGGCCATGATGTAATCGACGATCGCGCCGGATTCGGCGAGCACGAGATCGCCGTCGGTGATGACGGGCGCCGCTCCGATCGGGTGCAGCGCCTTGTAGTCGGGAGGCGCCAGCATGGTGACGGAATCGCGAGCGTAGCGCTTGAGCTCATAGGGGATTTCGAGCTCCTCGCACAGCCAGACGATGCGCTCGGACTGCGACTTGCCGAGATGATGGACGGTGAGCATGGCGCCTCCTGCGGCCGTGGGATGGATCGTGATGCCGCATCATAGCATCGCCGTCACCCATCGAGGCTCCGCTTGCGA
Protein-coding regions in this window:
- a CDS encoding Crp/Fnr family transcriptional regulator, yielding MPSGSADISSILDRILDAATDNLRIAKILVQMGLDPNNVTYDAIFNRMLEIFVQNITLANLFAAVGAGFFVATLLMRTMVPLRVANMVGCAFFAVFGALSANVSTFLLYLLLLPINALRLRQMLKLVKKARHAAEGDMSIEWLKPFMTERKYRRGDTLFKLGDPAKEMLLTVTGKFLVKEINVEIGPGALMGELGFLTPDNRRTGTIECVEDGQVLTITYDRLLEIYFQDPQFGYYFLVLTSQRLLQNIDRLQKQLATERAATTNRIA
- a CDS encoding SecDF P1 head subdomain-containing protein encodes the protein MTMPLRDRIGRLIIALAIAAAIALPRAGLAEDSQLDKMRAKITAFIADKMEKLGGSRIIYKVDTDGLRESVVTDLRDDVYKTLREGKIAFSGLAIRDGGVELKIADAKGREELKRKLASAAEGLPSHALAMTDGGDGLVRLAPTDAASAARLRDLVEDAIAMIEQRLKDAGIRLASVQPDGTDRIRIFLPGMMEPEQVTRIFATKVKVSLRLVDLSMPAEQAQSGAPPAGTEVLLGFKDKQPYLVAKESALDGDDISYAGPGFASGTKDPIASFRFNGRGTRRFAHITAENVGRPFAIVLDDRVISAPVIREPITGGSGQISGNFTLEEASSVAMMLRAGSLPGHLGLVEQQVIQPASKP
- a CDS encoding glutathione S-transferase family protein, with the protein product MLTVHHLGKSQSERIVWLCEELEIPYELKRYARDSVTMLAPPDYKALHPIGAAPVITDGDLVLAESGAIVDYIMARYGNGRLVLRPDDPDFAQFLYWFHFANGTLQAGMGRLMILNRLRPAGDNPMLVATRGRVDRAFDLVDARVRDAEYLAGNTFTTADIMMGFSLTTMRYFQPYDLQRCPNVVKYLGRIGARPAYRRAMEKGDPGMALLLS